The Bacillus thuringiensis genome contains the following window.
GGACAAGCATACCGAAGTGTAAAATAACCAGTAATATCAAGGGTTTATCGAACTTTTTATACTTATCAAATTTGATAAGTTTACTTATCAAATTTGATAAGTATAAAAATGTAAAAAAAGACATCTAATTGATGTCTTTTAAAAAAATTTAATAGGTAAATCTTTTTAATGGTTTAGCTCTCATAATTTTTATAAATTGTATCTTTAATCCTTCTTCAATATTATCCCGATCTCCAGCATATAAAATATGAGGATTGATAAATAATGCATAAGACTTTACATTGCTATTTTCTACAATACTTTCAGAACGAGCAATAATCCCTTTTGTATATAATGCCTTTACAACCCTACTCACTTTAGTCTCGCTTGTCTCTAAAGACTTCGATAATTCTCTTTGTGTAAGCGGTAATGGTTGTTTCTTTTTGGGATTATCTACAATTGCATTAGATCCAAAACCTATAAAAGGAATCAAACTCATTAAAAATACAATTTCTTCATTTTTTAAATAAGATATACTTTGTAAATAGCTCCAATTGTCTTGAATAATTTGAACAAATTTGGCTTTGTTTTTTACTTTACGCTCTGGAACTAATTTCATTCCTCTTAAATTAGCTTTTGATTGAAGTTCATTTGCTAAATACATCTCTTCTTCAGACAAAATCTTTGAATTCTCGATATCTCTCAATCTTGCATTTCTTTTCAGCTTGTTCTAAATTGACGAGCTTTGACATAATCTTTCTCCTCTTTCCTAAGATTTTCAACTAGAGAAGAGGAACATTTTATGCTATTATTTTTATAGAATTTAAAAACAAAAACACAATTAAAAATCCCCTCCTATAATTGTTGGTTTGGTCACTTTCAATTTAACACGTGGGGATTTTTTCTTGTAAATATAAAAAAACCTTAAGTAAAAAACTTAAGGTTTTTTATTCATCAAAAATAGTCTCTGAAGGTGCTTCAACAACATTTTCACTTTTTTATCTTCTGATTCATTTAAAACAGAAGTTAGGATGTTTAAAATTATATGGAATATCCTATAAGCCGCAAATACAAAATATGTAGAAGACCAACATATAAAGATAATAAAAACTCAGAACCATCACCTTTATATTTATCAAACATATGCAAAACCAAACAATAAATAGCTAACATTAAACCGATTATTATAGCTTCTTTAATATACCAAGACAAAGTTTCATTAGCACGTGCACTCTTAAGCCTTTTCATAACATTACTAAAATATCAAAATAGAAACCATTGTAGCTAAAAATCCAATGATTATTGCACTTATAGTAACTGTTGCACCTAATATCGGTACAAAATTATTAATAGAAGCTAAATCTATCTTAAATTGAAAAACAACAACAGTTGCAATAGTTCCAAGTAAAAAAGGATACAAGTACTCTATTTTCCCTCATCATAATATAGAGTCATCCCCCTTAAATTTATATTAAAGTCTATAAAACCTTTATACAAAGGACCTATACAAAAAATTCCTTTATATCATTCAATCTCAAATTATAATATTCCTTCATTTTCTTTATAATTACTTTATGGTGAATAGTTTTAAGATTAATCATTTCTTCCAATTTTTCTTCACTAACTTCTCCCTTTTCTATTTTTTCTTTATGTTCTTCCTTTAAAATCTGCATTAATCTCATTTTAACTTCTTCTTCAGTAAAACTAATATATTCAGACATTTTATCACTGATCAAATCAAACTTTTCTACAAGAGAATTTTCATCTTTTTTCTTTCTAACTTCAGCTTTCGTAACAACAGGATCTGCAACCAATTTTTTTAAAGTATTATACAAAGGTAATCTACTTAATTTAGAAGAACCTTTTTTATTTAAACTTATACTTAAATTTATATTTACAGATTCATTTATTGATGAAACATCACCTGTGATAGAACCTAAAGCTCTCTTTGTCTCATTATTAGCTTTTCTTATATTAGCTATAGATATATCTAAACCTCTAATTAAATCTTCCTCTTTAATCTTATCTAATGCATTAGGATAAATAAGAGGTTTAAAAAATATAGTCATTCCTGGAGAATTACAAATATCATTAAAATAATTTGATAAACTACTAGGAGAAAGACTATTAATATTTCTTCGAATCATAATTACAGAAGTTTCAGGATCATATAATACTGAAACTTCTTCACCTAATCCCTCTTGATCAGATAAATCCATAAAAGTATAAGTACCATCATCATGAGTTTTTACAGGATAATTATCTTTTCTTATCCTAATTAAATGCATTTCCCATCTTTCATCACTATTTAAAGCAATCTCCTGTATCCTAGCTACATCTCCAGAAACTTTATAAATTCGACGCTTAGCAGGGATTTTTTGAATAGCAGTAAAAAGTTTAGTTAAATTACATTCTTTTTCCACCATAACATTTTTCTTTTCATCAAACACATGAGCATAAACCTTAAAATAATCAAACTTTATCTTCCTAGATCTTGATGCCATTTCCCATTACCCCCCAATAAAATATAAAAACTTTTTAATCAAAATATAAGCAATATATGCAAATAAAACAAATATAATTAGAAAAAAGTTACATTTATTTTATTTACGTATCTAAATTTTGTAACGAATGTAAACTTTTCAATATTAGTTTACATTCATTTTCCCTTAATCATTGACTTATCACCAATTCTCCTGATATCCTCAATTTATACAACGAAAGTATACATTCAAAACACTATAAACAAAGAGGTCAAAAATCCATGAATAAAAAACCACATCTTATTGATGTCCAACCCATTAGAAGTAAAGAACAGATCGAAGATATGAAATGGAGTCTTAAACGTCATTGTTCCGAACGAGACTATATTCTCTTCCTTATTGGCATCCATACTGGATTACGTGTTAGCGATCTACTCCAAATTGAAACACAAACCATAATAAATTTAAAACGTAAAAAGAGAAAAGAATTCAAGATCAAAGAGGGAAAAACGAAGAAAGAACGCATGATTAACCTTACTTCTATTTTTGATGAAGTATACTCTTATGGCCAAACACTAGAAAGTACCTGGTTATTTCCTTCTCGAAAAGGAGATCAACCCATTAGTAAAATCCAGGCTTATCGACAATTGCAAAAAGCCGGAGACTTCGCGGGTATAGAATCTATCGGGACTCATACCATGCGTAAAACCTTCGGCTATTGGTTCTATAAACAAACAAAAGATGTGGCCATGTTACAAGAAATTCTAAATCACAGCACACCACAAATCACTCTTAAATATATTGGAATTAATAAAGAAGAAAAAGACAATATTTTAGATACATTTTTTATATAAAAAATGTATCTAAGCAAAATTCATTGGTACACTTGAAAACATATCTTCATTAGATGCTCTCATTACACCTTTTAATTTTACTGGTAATCCATTTGTAGTTTTAACATTTATTTTTAATGGAAAACTAGGTGTTGTACTTCTAGCAACACCTACAAATATTGCATTAGTAACTAAACCATTATCCATAGTCAAACCACTATTAAAACCACTATTAAACATACTCTCATTAAGACATGTGAAATTTATTTCATCTTCACTATTATCTAAAAGTATTAAATATCTAGATATTGGTTCGGCATAAGATTCAGCTCTAAATTCGACAGTAATATCAGCCTCATTTGTTTTAGAAATATAAGCACGTACATTTTCATATTTTTGTAATCCAGGAACATATGTATTTCTACCATGAACTACATCTATCATTTGTCTAGTAGCAAACTCTAATCCTTTACCATAAACATCAATATACAAATTTTGCAAAAGGATTACAGGCATAATACAATCATCTAATTTAATTGGTATAAACTTTATTTCATCATTATTACTAGTTCTCATCAACATATTTTGCCACTCTAATTGTACCATTTTACTTTCTAAACTATTTTTAGAAACAAAGAAAAAGAAAAACTTACATTTAGTAAGTCCTTCTGACATTTTGTCAATAATCCCATCTCCAGGTTGAATAGACCAACTATCATAGAATATATTTTCTGTACCAAATGTATTAGCAAATACTTGAGCTATTGGTTCAATAATTTGTTTGTCTTTATAAGTGTGACTAAAAAAAATCATATCATTATCAACTACTTTCACTGGTTTTACTCAATTATACAAAATATCTGAAATAAATAAAAAATAACGTACTTATATCAAGAGAATACCTATAGACTGATCTATAATGCATTCCCTTAGTATTTGTATCCTATATTTCTATTCTTTTTTTCAACATTATTACTTAATTAAAAGTAATAAAAAACTCATTTCTTTTTTTACTTCATACTCATCGATTACTTTAATTACAAGCTTATTAATATCCTCATTCCCAAATTGATCTAGATAATAAGAATTGTTCAAAGAAAACTTAATTCCATTCAACATATCAATAAGATCAATAATTCTTTGCTCCCTTAACTGCAATATATCCCCAATACAATAATGACAAATCAATATCCAAAACAAAAAAACAAAAATCAAAATAATAAATGCTAATCCAAAATAAGCTGTGGCTTGTCCAAACTTAAAATTATTCTTTTGATATACCCAATTATTAAAAGCTGTCCAAAGAGGTACAAATACAGCTATCAGTATGGCACTATAAGACATTACAATCGTTGAAAATTTCCTTTTATTTTTTCGCTCAAGATGCTTTTCAAATCTTTCTATACAAAAGTCTAATGCCTCAATATTTTTAGTTTTATACTTATTAGGTTTATGTAAAATCTTTTTATTTATTAAAAACTTCTTT
Protein-coding sequences here:
- a CDS encoding MarR family transcriptional regulator; the protein is MSEEEMYLANELQSKANLRGMKLVPERKVKNKAKFVQIIQDNWSYLQSISYLKNEEIVFLMSLIPFIGFGSNAIVDNPKKKQPLPLTQRELSKSLETSETKVSRVVKALYTKGIIARSESIVENSNVKSYALFINPHILYAGDRDNIEEGLKIQFIKIMRAKPLKRFTY
- a CDS encoding toll/interleukin-1 receptor domain-containing protein, encoding MKVVDNDMIFFSHTYKDKQIIEPIAQVFANTFGTENIFYDSWSIQPGDGIIDKMSEGLTKCKFFFFFVSKNSLESKMVQLEWQNMLMRTSNNDEIKFIPIKLDDCIMPVILLQNLYIDVYGKGLEFATRQMIDVVHGRNTYVPGLQKYENVRAYISKTNEADITVEFRAESYAEPISRYLILLDNSEDEINFTCLNESMFNSGFNSGLTMDNGLVTNAIFVGVARSTTPSFPLKINVKTTNGLPVKLKGVMRASNEDMFSSVPMNFA
- a CDS encoding tyrosine-type recombinase/integrase, which gives rise to MNKKPHLIDVQPIRSKEQIEDMKWSLKRHCSERDYILFLIGIHTGLRVSDLLQIETQTIINLKRKKRKEFKIKEGKTKKERMINLTSIFDEVYSYGQTLESTWLFPSRKGDQPISKIQAYRQLQKAGDFAGIESIGTHTMRKTFGYWFYKQTKDVAMLQEILNHSTPQITLKYIGINKEEKDNILDTFFI
- a CDS encoding DUF6731 family protein — encoded protein: MASRSRKIKFDYFKVYAHVFDEKKNVMVEKECNLTKLFTAIQKIPAKRRIYKVSGDVARIQEIALNSDERWEMHLIRIRKDNYPVKTHDDGTYTFMDLSDQEGLGEEVSVLYDPETSVIMIRRNINSLSPSSLSNYFNDICNSPGMTIFFKPLIYPNALDKIKEEDLIRGLDISIANIRKANNETKRALGSITGDVSSINESVNINLSISLNKKGSSKLSRLPLYNTLKKLVADPVVTKAEVRKKKDENSLVEKFDLISDKMSEYISFTEEEVKMRLMQILKEEHKEKIEKGEVSEEKLEEMINLKTIHHKVIIKKMKEYYNLRLNDIKEFFV